The sequence TTGCcctgtaacaaataaataaataaatacatatgcaaatacaaataaatagacAGGAAAAAGATATTCTAATGCGAAAGAGAATTTAATTTTCGCATATCTAAATTTCCCGCTGATACGTCCGAATTCATACACGTCGCGTTGTCTCAAAACTGGATGTTTTGGTGCCGGATAAACTCAAAGGCTTTGTCTATGTGTTCCTGCAACGTCTTAACGTCAGAACAGTAGGTACGGTACgatttaggaaaaaaaaacatacctacaATCAAATAGAATccaaaaaaattcttaaaaatataataatccaAATATTCCATACAACCTTCTCAGAGCTTTATATTGGATTTATATCgaattaatatttgaattatattaaatacgaTTTATTAACGGCTACATTTACTGGTTAATAAAATTAGTACAAGCTTTCGTTTTAAGTtattaaagcaaaataaatgtaaattaatattaataatgtaaccAGGCTACTGACCAATCAGATTTAGTCGTGCCTTGTAACTTGATAACAAAAAAGCTCTTCTTATAAAAgataaactagctgtacccgtccgcttcgctgggcatttaaaaataacattattatttctcacccccacaaagattctcataatttGCGGgggcaactggtgtagggagtcaaacactcatataaatattagcctatccattaagtatatgtattttctgcatggataccaagtttctagtcaatcggatgcatggttcagtagttataacggaacatccgtaaaaaccactgtagatttatatatcagtaaagataagatttaaaaaaaatacgtagttCATTCACCTCCACGCTTTCTTCTTCGTTCATGACTTCACCTGCCACGCTCGATTTATCACTAGCAGTACTGTCACCGCTCTCAGACTTGATGGACTCGGCCTCTTCCTCTTCGACGGCCTTGACTGGAGTCTAccatcatatttaaaaatacagattattaaattttaccatAATCTATTAATACAGATATAATAAGGTGACAAAATATTCTGCGAGCACAAGGTATAGacacgaaaaaatatgaaattatccCTTTAGTATAGTGTGCGCGGAAGCGCTAGTCACCGCCTGAGGTATGTGAGCGGCAGGGCGGGCAGTTGATGTagtattgaacaaaaaaaaagaaagcagTTTAACAAATAGAGGAGAAAATAGTATTAGGCTGTTTTATGTTAACGAATACTATTACAGAATTATTTTTGTGTTATCTTAGTCATTGAATCTATTTAGCAGTGTCAGAGCAACAGGCCTTATAATAAATAGTTAGGGGACTTATAATATCTAAATCGTAATGATCTGCCAGGCTATCAATCAAAAccgattaatatttataatttcccTACATAATTcctttaataaacaaataactaTCCTGCTACTTACTATTCTGCAAAATCACGCAAACAACCAATCTTCTGCAGTCATTCTTTTCTCagttttccaatttttttgtttccggTAGCAACAATTTACTATAATAATGTCATAAGTTCATATGCCCGATTTAGCCGATAAGAACATAGATTACCATAAGTAAAGTTATACGCTTAATTGATAGACTAGTTAACTACCTCGACTATTTTATCTGGATCCGGCAAAAGATTCCCGGTATAGAACTGCAAGCCAGGTTGGTTACTGTACAACTCCATAACTCTTCCGGTTACTGGATGGAGGGCTctgtaaaaatagaaaaaacgtTTGGCGCATTGAGGACAGACTTATCTGAGACCAAGTAGAGTGTTCTTCGCTTAAACCGTGCTTCTAAAATacctctttatttatattttagaagGAGCAATGAGTCAACCAAATTATGGCACATGTTAAGACAGAACGGATGTCGTAACTTTGCTTAGTGACCTCTTCTCCGATTCATTTCGatttcctcaatgctgagggtcgtgactaccTCCTCGCAACAAAAGCTTATTGTGGATAGCTCTACGTCATTTGTTCCTATCTGCCGCCCAGTGTAGAGCATCGTAGACTGCGCTATCGGTCGagagtagtgcggatctggtgactccaacgtgtcgggcctctacctcgtggtcttttTCTTAGTGACCTTCTTTCCCTCACTGCtaaggatcgcgaccacatatCATTTTCCTCCACAGTGTCCGATCATGAGTgacatggaccgcatggtatagactaccaccaaccgcttccttaaccagatctgaccatctggctggcgTTCTTAATGACCATTCGAATCCAAGGTCGTTAAAATACATTCTTAAAATCTCAAACTAGTATGACGAATTCAACAAaagctttatttaaaaactggTAATGTCCTATTGTGTCAAACACTTTACGAAAAATCCTCATTTGTTTAACGTAGTCATGCGACAAGTGTCGTAAGTTAATGGTACAACGAGAAGCCAAACTATTCcctagacatttacaacgtaaatactaccaccagccttgagatatgagttctaaggtcttagtatagttacaacggctgccccacccttcaaaccgaaacgcacaactgcttcacggcagaaataagcagggtggtggtacttacccgtgcggactcacaagaggtcctaccaccagtaaaattaacaccaggtgagccgtaatATCGTCCAGCAAGCTAACAAAAAGAAACCACGAGATACGAGATCAAAATACAGACCTGGCATGAAAAGTTAAATCCTGCGCTGTTCCCTGTGTGACGCAATAATTGATATCATAACCGCCCATCGCTACTCGAGGCAGCATTGTCCTCAAAACACGGGGCACTCTAAAGTCGAATATAGTACCACCAACCACTTTCTTTTCAcctataaaaatacgaaattacGAGAAGTTAGTCACGGGCTTTAAGCCAACAGGCCGGtattaataaaaaccaaatgaCCTTtacattcttcttctttttctccaccttatcccactaggtgaagTGAGCACAGCCAATTTTGCTTCgcttctctctctcatatcgtcaatTCACACATTCCATCCGTGTTttcttcagtcgacctcttccccctctaccttgcactaccatttccatacatctcctagtcacatgcatcttctctctacgcatcacatatccAAACCACGCTAACGGTCcgctcttttatttaatttaaagaccTTTACATTGTATtgacaaaaaactattaataaagTAAGGATCAATTAACTACACGTAAGATAATGTGATGTGTACATAAATCTAACTTACCTGTTACTACTCCATCGTCATCTGCAGCGGTGTATTTATCTGCATTGATCGTAAATATGTGGTCGTACATTGTATTGTTACCGGAGTGCTGAAAATATTAAACACCAAAATGTGACAAACAAATTCAATCATTGATGGTttttccattattattattttagatgatGTGTCTAAATAACCACTAAATGCATGAGAGGAGAGAAAACTCTGGTACAAATCAAGTGTGGCGGTACGTTTCAAAGTAGCAGCCCTGCCAACAGCCTAGGGCACTAATAATCTATACCTATACCTGAAACTTTTTATATTACTGAAACTCGAATCAAAACAAACCGGActgataaaaaaagaagaagaagatgggtTAAGCCGTTACCGGAGCCGATAATCACCAACAATGTTAATTCcgtcatccatcttgagacacgagttctaagtcccAATTTTTatactacaacggctgccctacccttctaaccgaaacgcattactcatTCATTACCGCTCATAGGATGGTAAATAACAAACTACAAATACACCGTTAAACTTTGACCTCATGCCTTGAGACGACTTGTCAAACATatctactactggtggtagaacctcttgtgagtccgcgcgggtaggtaccaccaccccgcctgtttctgccgtgaagcagtaatgcgtttcggtttgaagggtgacgaagccgttgtaactatacttgagaccttagaacttatatctcaagatagatggcgcatttacgttgtagatgtcaatgggctccagtaaccacttaacaccaggtgggctcgtccacctattcaagcagtaaaaaatatatctagttctactttaaattaaaactcacaTGTCCAGCAAGATTGAAATACGGTGTGCAGCTCAGGTTAACAATGGTGGGTTCGCTCGATGTGCACTTCATCTCAATCTTAAGGGTGTTATCACAGGTTACTTCGAATGTGATTTGCGCCATCACCGTGCCAGGATATCCCTCGTGAAACCTCTCGGACACGTGACTCATTATCACTTGATTCCCGTTCACATATGAATGCCAATTAACCTAAAAATTTAAGATCGTTGAATCAACTCTTTGAAGGTCCCGTGGCCTGGGAGAAACGATGCTCCGTGTACTCGCATCGTGTGACTCTCTATGCCAAGGTAAATCCCCTGGCacttaccaatttttgtaagtGAATAGAATGCATAATGTAAACACATtataaaggggattgcccactctccatagtgtgctaggcccaagatggacatcaaatattactataaaaatgtactgattcaaattcttaaatgtattggatatctaaaaaatatattgaaattgacgccactattataaaaaatttaataaaaataaaaactcgttttgaggttaattttctatataaataagtgtcggattgtgagatacttcaagaacttttcttttcttaatgtttaagatgttcctaatgtatttttatccaatagggtataaaaacacacacttaattctttaaatatctatattttcttcatcttcatacacaattagtatcatctaaaaatagcaaaggagagcatatacacggttttaaatctcggtcagggtaaaaccacaattcagacaatgttttttagtcgtagtatgaaatgttattgataaaagtaaaataaatcgaagaaaaatcaaaacacatccattttgtacgcaagcacaacaccacaagcagcaagcgaagtgtcagtcagtcagattaaattcagtgttgtcagtataaagaaaaataattacatgaaattcatatatcgattatttttttaaataaccgataattgatttatatcttaatattttttttacgagtacacattattttttatgtttttgttttagttgtacatatttaaataacaatactagtaaagttttttttactgcttagatgggtggacgagctcacagccaccctggtgttgctaagtggttactcgagcccatagacatctacaacgtaaatgagccacccaccttgagataaaagttctaaggtctcaagtatacaagttacaagttaaagtccaatgggtatgtcttcgatgttattttatgtgcataaaatccattaaaatcgattgcttaatgataatacttaaaatgatttatttatatgttttatttatatactcaaaatatttacttcatacgtaaaaggatttgaagctggcaatatttttcccacaaaaataaaaatccttgttttttcaatagagttactttttttaaactacttattgtaaactatagtggcgcttatttgcaagaaagtaaatgcatatttatttatgacaaaattaatgcactaagtattttttctataatctattgtccgctttgggcctaaaatgggccatcccctttgtgTATTTCATTGTGTACCCTGCGTCAATAAAGCTAGTTACCGCCATCTTCTTGATTCTTGCAaagaagcggtaatgcgttctGATTTGAAGGATTCAACAACAATTACAAGAATGAAACTTTGGCCTCTGTAACCCATAGTATCACTTGACACTAACCAAAAACGAACTAAACCAATAAACTTGGGTTCGCCCAGTTCGCTAAATTCGAACATAGCCTGATGAAGTTGTGATTGAGATATtacgttaaatttaaaatttcaaattaatccgAGTAGATAAATTCTAGAAgttgtaaaaaattataatacgttgAGAACTTCCTTCACAGAAAAAACTGGTCGAGctaataaaagtgttttttttttaatcggttGAAAAAAACCCATGATATTGGTAAGTAATCCCATCTCCGAAGTCCAATTAAacgttaaattaaataagttacGCAGTACAATTTCGACTTCGAAATCAGTAAAAGCAAAATTCCATTAATTCAGTGTCACACATTAACAATCGGTCGTAGCGAGTTAAGGAAACAATTGtatttaatcaaattttaatattattattcttatcgTTTTTTGTTCGCTAAAATCGTCGTTGGCACTCGTGGCAAGTTTCTGGCATACTATGAACATGAAGAGctgaaggtcaccaagcgcctgctgactatgtgccaggaatggatccggagtttctttgggcacataatgcgatcctcattgcacagcctggagaaactcacaattctcggacagatggaggggaagcgcgctagaggaagagcgccagctagatgggttgaccaaatcaaggaggtgactggaggccagatatggggagcggtacatatggcgcagaaccggaccgagtggagaagattgacatacagtcacgatcctcagcattgagggaacgaccagaaagaagaaTGAACATGACAGCTGACAGCTTGCATGCTAGCCGATTCAACAAATAGTTTCCTTTCAACATTCCTTGGAATTGATTCTcagaattcatatttttattacgaatTAAAACCACATGGACATACATGACATCAGTTCCAACAAGATGTCAATTATTCACTTGCATACTTATCAACAAATCGAAACGAAGAATAAACAGCTTCTGAAAACTTAATTACCTTATCGAATCCAACATATCCTCCGTGGTAGTGGTGATGGCCTTTGTTGTTTGACAGCATGTACATTCTTCCCGAAGGCCGCACCACCATTGTGGCATCCCGAATGATGTTTGCGTAGCGCCCAATAGTAGCTCCGAAATATGGGTTTCGTGGTTGGAAATATTCTGGAAGgattaatctatatctatatatgattatataaaaatgaattgctgttcgttagtctcgctaaaactcgagaacggctggaccgatttgactaattttggtcttgaattatttgtgaagtccagagaaggtttaaaaagtagataaatatgaaaatgctcggaattaaataaaaataacaattttattcttcctttgatgtgtcccccgtcggacggattccttttgttttaaatttattttatacaaaagtttaggtcttttatttatcgattgaggcactactgggtcagctagtaaatgataaaatgaattctgaactcaactttgaacattatttaaatCGTCGAATGACAATACGATACCTTCTAAAGTGTCGAATCCTGCGACCACATCATCAGGAACGCCTTTTTTGTCAGGAACCTGGATTGAGGTGATCGTGGCTCCATACGAAATTatctaaaaaattaagaagtatATCCCAACTTTTGATTAACagatttcaaattataatttgcgtaattactggtagtaggacctcttgtggatccgcacgggtaggtactaccaccctgcctatttctgccgtgaaaaactaatgggtttcggtttgaagggtggggcagccattgtagctatactgagaccttagaactcatatcaaggtgggtggcggcatttacgtagtagacgtcgatgggctccggtaaccactgaacactaggtgggtcgtgagctcgtccacccatcaatgcaaaAAAAGGATACGGAAACAAATTAATTCAACCCGTgttgttgaaaaaaatatactgaTCGGTGTATTCAAGATGCGTATTTCGGAACACTCTGTAACATCAATCACAGACTCACACAACAGCGAGGGTTGTTGTTGTTAGTGTGTATTTTATGTAGTATGTTTcttgtatatttatgtatagaaTTTAACATACACACAATCAAATTTGAGTATCTCATACAAACCTAACACATTTATTACAAGATATTGACTAACAGTGCTTTATATccttaacaaatttaatttttcaactATTCATACCTGAACACTCATCCTATTTTTCGTTCTCCAAGTGTACCGTCTAACCACTTCAATGTTAGTACTGGAGGAGCAGGGACTTTTGGCTTCTTCATTCGTaacttttatttcttttaacatTTGCTTTGATTCTTCGAAGGCATTTGAGGTGCGGTTTTTGGGTACCTTCATTGATTTAGGCATCAACCCAAACCCGTCAACAATTAATTCCACATCGGGTATTTTAGGTTCCGGTTGTGGAGTAACTGTCTTAGTGTCCTCTTCGACATCACCGCTTGCTTTTTCGTCGCCTTCTTCGGCCATTTTCACAGggaatttagaattttaa is a genomic window of Bombyx mori chromosome 1, ASM3026992v2 containing:
- the LOC101737885 gene encoding galactose mutarotase isoform X1, translating into MAEEGDEKASGDVEEDTKTVTPQPEPKIPDVELIVDGFGLMPKSMKVPKNRTSNAFEESKQMLKEIKVTNEEAKSPCSSSTNIEVVRRYTWRTKNRMSVQIISYGATITSIQVPDKKGVPDDVVAGFDTLEEYFQPRNPYFGATIGRYANIIRDATMVVRPSGRMYMLSNNKGHHHYHGGYVGFDKVNWHSYVNGNQVIMSHVSERFHEGYPGTVMAQITFEVTCDNTLKIEMKCTSSEPTIVNLSCTPYFNLAGHHSGNNTMYDHIFTINADKYTAADDDGVVTGEKKVVGGTIFDFRVPRVLRTMLPRVAMGGYDINYCVTQGTAQDLTFHARALHPVTGRVMELYSNQPGLQFYTGNLLPDPDKIVETPVKAVEEEEAESIKSESGDSTASDKSSVAGEVMNEEESVEGKTSVGYVPLMGKQGTFYKKHGLFCLMPQNYPDAVNHTNFPNSVLNPGEVYVHRIQYKFGILLGRYI
- the LOC101737885 gene encoding galactose mutarotase isoform X2, translated to MAEEGDEKASGDVEEDTKTVTPQPEPKIPDVELIVDGFGLMPKSMKVPKNRTSNAFEESKQMLKEIKVTNEEAKSPCSSSTNIEVVRRYTWRTKNRMSVQIISYGATITSIQVPDKKGVPDDVVAGFDTLEEYFQPRNPYFGATIGRYANIIRDATMVVRPSGRMYMLSNNKGHHHYHGGYVGFDKVNWHSYVNGNQVIMSHVSERFHEGYPGTVMAQITFEVTCDNTLKIEMKCTSSEPTIVNLSCTPYFNLAGHHSGNNTMYDHIFTINADKYTAADDDGVVTGEKKVVGGTIFDFRVPRVLRTMLPRVAMGGYDINYCVTQGTAQDLTFHARALHPVTGRVMELYSNQPGLQFYTGNLLPDPDKIVEGKTSVGYVPLMGKQGTFYKKHGLFCLMPQNYPDAVNHTNFPNSVLNPGEVYVHRIQYKFGILLGRYI